In one window of Zingiber officinale cultivar Zhangliang chromosome 11A, Zo_v1.1, whole genome shotgun sequence DNA:
- the LOC122032439 gene encoding 40S ribosomal protein S19-3-like yields MEISASKTMKDVSPHEFVKAYSAHLKRSGKMELPEWTDIVKTGRFKELAPYDPDWYYIRAASMARKIYLSQGIGVDGFQKIYGGRKRNGSLPPHFCKSSGAIARHILQQLETMNIIEINPKGGRKISSQGQRDLDQVAGRVLTTRISLGPFLSAWRCELDVFWPIVF; encoded by the exons ATGGAGATCAGCGCGTCAAAGACCATGAAGGACGTCTCTCCCCACGAATTCGTCAAGGCGTACTCAGCCCATTTGAAGAGATCGGGCAAG ATGGAACTTCCCGAATGGACAGACATCGTGAAGACTGGAAGGTTCAAGGAACTTGCTCCTTATGACCCTGATTGGTACTATATCAGAGCTG CCTCAATGGCACGGAAGATATATCTGAGCCAGGGAATTGGAGTTGATGGTTTTCAGAAAATCTATGGGGGGCGCAAGAGGAACGGAAGCCTTCCACCACATTTCTGTAAGAGCAGTGGGGCGATTGCTCGTCACATTTTGCAACAATTGGAGACGATGAATATCATTGAAATCAACCCTAAAGG TGGAAGGAAGATTAGTTCTCAAGGGCAGAGGGACCTTGATCAAGTAGCTGGACGTGTTCTGACGACTCGAATATCTTTGGGCCCATTTTTATCAGCATGGAGATGCGAGTTAGACGTGTTTTGGCCAATTGTCTTCTAA
- the LOC122031606 gene encoding isoflavone 2'-hydroxylase-like produces MSIEIFLLPSLFLFLLLIFCRQRQNHRRLPPSPPSIPILGHLHLFNLPIHRSLAAISAAHGPVVLLHFGSRPVLLVSSPSTVEECFTVLDVAFANRPRFLAGKILGYDFTAILRTPYGSHWRRLRHITSMHLLAFDSLRVSSDLRSGEIRALARNLFLQQGGGSGGAPRRLDLKSTLFDLVCAIIEQLVVPLTGETQEQRLIVREMVSEGLQLSAATANAGDDMPEFMRVA; encoded by the coding sequence ATGTCTATCGAAATTTTCCTCCTCCCCTCTCtgtttctcttccttcttctcattTTTTGCCGTCAGCGCCAAAACCACCGCCGTCTACCGCCCAGTCCCCCTTCCATTCCGATTTTAGGCCACCTCCACCTCTTCAACTTGCCGATCCACCGCTCTCTCGCCGCCATCTCCGCCGCCCACGGCCCTGTCGTTCTCCTGCACTTCGGTTCCCGCCCCGTCCTCCTCGTGTCCTCTCCGTCCACCGTCGAAGAGTGCTTCACCGTCCTCGACGTCGCCTTCGCGAACCGCCCCCGCTTCCTCGCCGGCAAGATCCTCGGATACGACTTCACCGCCATCCTGAGGACGCCCTACGGGTCCCACTGGCGCCGCCTCCGCCACATCACCTCCATGCACTTGCTCGCGTTCGACAGTCTACGCGTTTCCTCTGACCTTCGCAGCGGGGAGATCAGAGCCCTCGCGCGGAACCTCTTCCTCCAGCAAGGCGGCGGCAGCGGTGGCGCACCGAGGAGGCTGGATCTGAAGTCGACTTTGTTCGACCTCGTGTGCGCCATCATCGAACAGCTGGTGGTTCCGCTGACGGGGGAGACGCAAGAGCAGAGGCTGATCGTCAGGGAGATGGTGAGCGAGGGACTACAGTTGAGTGCGGCGACCGCGAACGCAGGGGACGACATGCCGGAGTTTATGAGAGTGGCATGA